Proteins from one Paraburkholderia acidisoli genomic window:
- a CDS encoding triphosphoribosyl-dephospho-CoA synthase translates to MRTLASLDALATHAEGAASIFPPPRSNEAARLARFARDALIDEARLTPKPALVDARGSGAHVDLDLATMLRSAHALEPTFEALARASRGALPGTALRTDLARIGRSGEAAMMRATQGSNAHRGAIWIVGLLVAGATISHTPAPGDSGYAHAARICETAAQIARYDDLLAQPLSSNGERVRERYHVGGARREAQDGFPHALRVGLPALYAARAHGSGEAHARVNTLLAIMASLDDTCVLHRAGLAGRAAAQQGAQRVLDAGGIATQAGRAAFDALERALLELNASPGGAADLLAATLFIDTLIQHRIGGRTVSWNN, encoded by the coding sequence ATGCGCACGCTCGCTTCCCTGGACGCACTCGCCACGCATGCCGAAGGCGCGGCGTCGATCTTCCCGCCGCCGCGCTCGAACGAGGCGGCACGGCTCGCCCGTTTCGCGCGCGACGCGCTGATCGACGAAGCGCGTCTCACGCCGAAGCCCGCGCTCGTGGATGCGCGCGGCAGCGGCGCGCATGTCGATCTCGATCTGGCGACCATGCTGCGTTCGGCGCACGCGCTCGAACCCACGTTCGAAGCGCTCGCGCGCGCCTCGCGGGGCGCGCTGCCGGGCACGGCGTTGCGCACCGATCTCGCGCGTATCGGCCGCTCCGGCGAAGCCGCGATGATGCGCGCGACGCAAGGCAGCAACGCGCATCGCGGCGCGATCTGGATTGTTGGCTTGCTGGTTGCGGGCGCAACCATTTCGCACACGCCCGCGCCCGGCGACAGCGGCTACGCGCACGCGGCGCGCATCTGCGAAACGGCCGCGCAGATCGCGCGTTACGACGATCTGCTCGCGCAACCGCTTTCGAGCAACGGTGAACGCGTGCGCGAGCGCTACCACGTGGGCGGCGCGCGGCGCGAAGCGCAGGACGGCTTTCCGCACGCGCTGCGCGTGGGCTTGCCCGCACTCTACGCGGCACGCGCGCACGGCAGCGGCGAGGCGCACGCCCGCGTGAACACGCTGCTCGCGATCATGGCCTCGCTCGACGACACCTGCGTGCTGCATCGCGCGGGACTCGCGGGCCGCGCCGCCGCGCAACAGGGCGCGCAACGCGTGCTCGACGCGGGCGGCATCGCCACGCAAGCCGGCCGCGCGGCATTCGACGCGCTCGAACGCGCATTGCTCGAACTCAACGCATCGCCGGGCGGCGCGGCCGATCTGCTCGCCGCGACGCTCTTCATCGACACCCTGATTCAGCACCGCATCGGCGGAAGGACGGTTTCATGGAACAACTGA
- the mdcA gene encoding malonate decarboxylase subunit alpha, with the protein MKPQADTPSVPRSWTTRRDEKARRLAAIADWLEDGVLPAARMTDALELLIRPGDRVALEGDNQKQADFLSRSLAKADPAKVNNVHLLISSISRPEHLTLFERGIAHRVDFAFAGPQSLRVAQLLEDGQLEVGAIHTYVELYARMFVDLIPQVALLCAEKADRHGNLYTGPNTEDTPTIAEAAAFSQGIVIVQVNEIVDELPRVDIPGSWVDVVVQADRPFAVEPLFTRDPRHIGDLQVLTAMMVIKGIYAPYGISSLNHGIGFDTAAIELLLPTYGESLGLKGKICRNWTLNPHPTLIPAIESGWVDSVHCFGSEVGMEAYIAARPDVFFTGSDGSLRSNRVLCQLAGQYGVDLFIGSTLQIDADANSSTVTRGRLAGFGGAPNMGHDPRGRRHASEAWLKLLKDTGPVSRGHKLVVQLAETWKKGGEPTFVDELDAIAVGRKSGMPIAPVMIYGDDVSHVVTEEGIAHLHRAEGIDERRAALAAVAGVTPIGLRAQAEKTGELRRKGIVQYPEDLGIRRGDAKRSLLAARSIDDLVTWSGGLYTPPARFRSW; encoded by the coding sequence ATGAAGCCTCAAGCTGATACGCCGAGCGTGCCGCGCTCGTGGACCACACGCCGCGACGAGAAAGCGCGCCGCCTTGCCGCCATTGCGGACTGGCTCGAAGACGGCGTACTGCCCGCCGCGCGCATGACCGACGCACTCGAATTGTTGATCCGCCCCGGCGACCGCGTGGCGCTCGAAGGCGACAACCAGAAGCAGGCCGACTTTCTCTCGCGCTCGCTCGCGAAGGCCGACCCAGCGAAAGTCAACAACGTGCATCTGCTGATTTCGAGCATCAGTCGTCCTGAACATCTCACGCTGTTCGAGCGCGGCATCGCGCATCGCGTGGATTTCGCGTTTGCCGGGCCGCAAAGCCTGCGCGTGGCGCAGCTGCTCGAAGACGGCCAGCTCGAAGTGGGCGCGATTCACACCTACGTCGAGCTTTACGCCCGTATGTTCGTCGACCTGATTCCGCAAGTCGCGCTACTGTGCGCGGAGAAAGCGGACCGCCACGGCAACCTCTACACCGGCCCGAATACGGAAGACACGCCGACGATCGCCGAAGCCGCCGCGTTCAGCCAGGGCATCGTCATCGTTCAGGTCAACGAAATTGTCGATGAACTGCCGCGCGTGGACATTCCCGGCTCGTGGGTCGACGTGGTCGTGCAGGCCGACCGCCCCTTCGCCGTGGAGCCGCTGTTCACGCGCGACCCGCGGCATATCGGCGACTTGCAGGTGCTCACCGCGATGATGGTCATCAAGGGCATCTACGCGCCGTATGGCATTTCGTCGCTCAATCACGGCATTGGTTTCGACACGGCCGCGATCGAGCTGCTGCTGCCCACATACGGCGAATCGCTCGGCCTCAAGGGCAAGATTTGCCGCAACTGGACGCTCAATCCGCATCCCACGCTGATTCCCGCCATCGAGTCGGGCTGGGTCGACAGCGTGCATTGCTTCGGCAGCGAAGTGGGCATGGAGGCGTATATCGCCGCGCGCCCCGACGTGTTCTTCACCGGCAGCGACGGCAGCCTGCGCTCGAACCGCGTGCTGTGCCAGCTTGCGGGCCAATACGGCGTCGATCTCTTCATCGGCTCGACCTTGCAGATCGACGCGGACGCGAATTCGTCCACCGTCACGCGCGGGCGTCTCGCGGGCTTCGGCGGCGCGCCCAACATGGGCCACGATCCGCGCGGCCGGCGTCACGCGAGCGAAGCGTGGCTCAAGTTGCTGAAGGACACCGGCCCGGTTTCGCGCGGCCACAAGCTCGTCGTGCAGCTCGCGGAAACGTGGAAGAAAGGCGGCGAACCGACGTTCGTCGACGAACTCGACGCCATTGCCGTGGGCCGCAAGAGCGGCATGCCCATCGCACCCGTGATGATTTACGGCGACGACGTGAGCCACGTGGTGACCGAGGAAGGCATCGCGCACCTGCATCGCGCGGAAGGCATCGACGAACGGCGCGCGGCGCTCGCAGCCGTGGCGGGCGTGACGCCTATCGGCTTGCGGGCGCAGGCGGAGAAAACCGGCGAACTGCGCCGCAAAGGCATCGTTCAGTACCCCGAAGATCTCGGCATTCGCCGTGGCGACGCCAAGCGCTCCTTGCTCGCGGCGCGCAGTATCGACGATCTCGTGACATGGTCGGGCGGCCTCTACACGCCGCCCGCGCGTTTTCGCAGCTGGTGA
- a CDS encoding GntR family transcriptional regulator has translation MSDATNGFPLDDSAAPGLPAAAAPRTSTSRMIADALRAAIVEGKLAPDSPLRQDAIARHFSVSAIPVREALRQLASEGWAKIEVNKGASVASLSADEAREIYEIRSALESLALGLAVPHHTSASLREASALAAAAKRERDPSLYVARNEAFHMSLYGPANRPQLMEMLTALHRRGERYLRLKFGFPEYKGESDSEHAEIIAAVKRGDVPAAQALVAAHLLGTGELIYRFLTERAALSAAPAKVTQAAAQPAPTARPKAARAASTRSRSRTADEASS, from the coding sequence ATGAGCGACGCAACGAATGGTTTTCCCCTGGACGACAGCGCGGCGCCGGGCCTGCCCGCCGCTGCCGCGCCGCGCACCAGCACGTCTCGCATGATCGCCGACGCCTTGCGCGCCGCCATCGTCGAGGGCAAGCTCGCGCCGGATTCGCCGCTGCGCCAGGACGCGATCGCGCGGCATTTTTCGGTGAGCGCAATTCCCGTACGCGAGGCGCTGCGCCAGCTCGCGAGCGAGGGCTGGGCGAAGATCGAGGTGAACAAGGGCGCGAGCGTCGCGTCGCTGTCCGCCGACGAGGCGCGCGAAATCTACGAAATCCGCTCGGCGCTGGAGAGCCTCGCGCTCGGCCTCGCCGTGCCGCATCACACCAGCGCGTCCCTGCGCGAAGCGAGCGCGCTCGCGGCGGCGGCGAAGCGCGAGCGCGACCCGTCGCTCTACGTGGCGCGCAACGAGGCGTTTCACATGAGCCTCTACGGCCCCGCCAATCGTCCGCAATTGATGGAGATGCTCACCGCGCTGCACCGGCGCGGCGAGCGTTATCTGCGCCTGAAGTTCGGCTTTCCCGAGTACAAGGGCGAGTCGGATTCCGAACACGCCGAGATCATCGCGGCCGTGAAGCGTGGCGACGTGCCCGCCGCGCAAGCGCTCGTGGCCGCGCATCTGCTCGGTACGGGCGAGCTGATCTACCGTTTCCTGACCGAGCGCGCCGCGTTGTCCGCCGCGCCCGCCAAAGTGACCCAAGCGGCGGCGCAGCCCGCGCCCACCGCGCGGCCCAAAGCCGCGCGCGCCGCGTCCACCCGCTCACGGAGTCGAACCGCCGATGAAGCCTCAAGCTGA
- a CDS encoding MFS transporter produces MNSITEPARRAQRKTPLNRSQIAGFWGAWAGWTLDGMDSFIYALVLTPALTELLPRSGYPATAANVGLAGSLLFALFLVGWGLSFIWGPLADRFGRTRVLAGTIFMFAIFTGLSATAQSVWALGIYRFLAGVGIGGEWALAGTYVAESWPEDRRKMGAGYLQTGYYAGFFIAAALNYTVGVHFGWRAMFLTGALPVVVAILVLTRVQEPEKWQKSEASHVHRSRPLREIFGDVYRVRTVVACALLTIAIIGLWAGAVYEPSAVIQLATKAGASKAEAIRTASIATGILSIGTILGCLALPPMAERIGRKWTLAIYFAGMAVTIAASFGWAYYLENGLVPFIALLFVLGFFGGNFALFSLWLPEQFETRVRATAFAFCTSFGRFVGAGVNFLLGAAVLHMHTLGVPVALTAIAFVLGLLIIPFAPETKGETLPT; encoded by the coding sequence ATGAATTCGATCACCGAGCCCGCGCGGCGTGCTCAACGCAAGACACCGCTCAACCGGTCGCAAATTGCCGGTTTCTGGGGCGCGTGGGCGGGCTGGACGCTCGACGGCATGGATTCGTTCATCTATGCGCTCGTGCTCACGCCCGCGCTCACGGAACTGCTGCCGCGCTCGGGTTATCCGGCAACGGCCGCGAATGTCGGGCTCGCGGGCTCGCTTCTGTTCGCGCTATTTCTGGTCGGCTGGGGGCTGTCGTTCATCTGGGGCCCGCTCGCCGACCGCTTCGGCCGCACGCGCGTGCTGGCGGGCACGATCTTCATGTTTGCGATTTTCACGGGGCTGTCGGCCACGGCGCAAAGCGTGTGGGCGCTCGGCATCTATCGCTTCCTCGCGGGCGTGGGCATTGGCGGCGAGTGGGCGCTCGCGGGCACCTACGTGGCCGAGTCGTGGCCCGAGGATCGCCGCAAGATGGGCGCGGGGTATCTGCAGACCGGTTATTACGCGGGCTTTTTCATTGCCGCGGCGCTCAACTACACGGTGGGCGTGCACTTCGGCTGGCGCGCCATGTTCCTCACGGGCGCGCTGCCCGTGGTCGTGGCGATACTCGTGCTCACGCGCGTGCAGGAGCCGGAAAAGTGGCAGAAGTCGGAGGCGAGCCACGTGCATCGCAGCCGGCCGCTGCGGGAGATTTTCGGCGACGTGTACCGCGTGCGCACCGTGGTTGCCTGCGCGCTTCTGACGATCGCGATCATCGGCTTGTGGGCGGGCGCGGTGTACGAACCTTCCGCCGTGATCCAACTGGCGACGAAGGCGGGCGCGAGCAAGGCCGAGGCGATCCGCACGGCGTCGATCGCCACCGGCATTCTCTCCATCGGCACCATACTCGGCTGTCTCGCGTTGCCGCCCATGGCCGAGCGCATCGGCCGCAAGTGGACGCTCGCCATTTACTTCGCGGGCATGGCCGTGACGATCGCAGCGAGTTTCGGCTGGGCGTATTACCTTGAGAACGGGCTCGTGCCGTTCATCGCGCTGCTGTTCGTGCTGGGCTTCTTCGGCGGTAACTTCGCGCTATTCAGCCTGTGGTTGCCCGAGCAGTTCGAAACGCGCGTGCGCGCCACGGCGTTCGCGTTCTGCACCTCGTTCGGCCGCTTCGTGGGCGCGGGCGTGAACTTCCTGCTGGGCGCGGCGGTGCTGCATATGCACACGCTGGGCGTGCCGGTCGCGCTCACCGCGATCGCGTTCGTGCTAGGACTCCTGATCATTCCGTTTGCGCCGGAAACGAAGGGCGAAACCTTGCCGACCTGA
- a CDS encoding DMT family transporter, with protein sequence MQSEIHGNRQQGVLMLASGGLLMGTLGVFVEEARLGALTLVFFRCLFGMLALAAYCAYKGWLSPRQFTRRTLTLALVSGVLMVTQWVGFFDAIHRTSIAVATVVFHVQPFWVVLIGAALFHERLGADRLGWIAIAFVGLVLASGVLAEDHMADHPRYLIGLIEALIGSVLYASVTLIAKSLGGFRPHLLTLMQCVVGTVCLPIIAPFFAPLELAHISPTQWGWLVGMGVLHTGLSYVLIYGALPKLTTPVIAVLLFVYPLTAIAVDALVYHRALSAPQLAGMALIVTASLGVNLGWRLLPPRLVKLRR encoded by the coding sequence ATGCAATCCGAAATCCACGGCAACCGCCAGCAAGGCGTGCTCATGCTCGCGAGCGGCGGCCTGTTGATGGGCACGCTCGGCGTGTTCGTCGAAGAAGCGCGCCTCGGCGCGCTCACGCTCGTCTTCTTCCGCTGCCTGTTCGGCATGCTCGCGCTCGCCGCGTATTGCGCCTATAAAGGTTGGCTCTCGCCACGGCAATTCACGCGCCGCACGCTAACCCTCGCGCTCGTCTCGGGCGTGCTGATGGTCACGCAATGGGTGGGATTTTTCGACGCGATCCATCGCACGAGCATCGCCGTGGCAACCGTCGTGTTTCATGTGCAGCCGTTCTGGGTCGTGCTGATCGGCGCGGCGCTCTTTCATGAGCGGCTGGGCGCGGACCGGCTCGGCTGGATCGCGATTGCGTTCGTCGGGCTCGTGCTCGCCTCGGGTGTGCTCGCCGAAGATCACATGGCCGATCATCCGCGCTATCTGATCGGCCTGATCGAGGCGCTGATCGGCTCCGTGCTGTATGCGAGCGTCACGCTCATCGCCAAGAGTCTGGGCGGCTTTCGCCCGCATCTGCTCACGCTCATGCAGTGCGTGGTGGGCACCGTGTGTCTGCCGATCATCGCACCGTTTTTCGCGCCGCTCGAACTCGCGCATATTTCGCCCACGCAATGGGGCTGGCTCGTCGGCATGGGCGTGCTGCACACAGGTTTGTCGTATGTGCTGATCTATGGCGCGCTGCCCAAGCTCACCACGCCCGTGATCGCCGTGCTGCTGTTCGTGTATCCGCTCACGGCCATTGCCGTCGACGCGCTCGTCTATCACCGCGCGCTGAGCGCGCCGCAACTCGCGGGCATGGCGCTGATCGTGACGGCGAGCCTGGGCGTGAATCTCGGCTGGCGCCTGCTCCCGCCGAGGCTCGTCAAGTTGCGGCGATAA
- a CDS encoding LysR family transcriptional regulator translates to MNPEFDIDLLRTFAAVADAGSFTRGAVAVHRSQAAVSMQIKRLEQMLGTTLFTRDTRNLALTRPGNTLLEYARRALDLQEEAWAAMVRPEVTGRVVLGAPDDYMASLLSPVLRRFSTLYPHVEIEIVCAQSVALGPMLADNKIDIAFVTRDRKLRGEFVRAEEMVWVGSATDPAPLAMSPLPVGLYEHGSVARAHTVAALDAARIRYRAAYSSASLMGLMATVEAGIAVVALTRCSVPPRFALLGEAHGLPKIEPLDIVVARSLKSNRPTCDYLAQQMVQDLSLPRQRA, encoded by the coding sequence ATGAACCCCGAGTTCGATATCGATCTGCTGCGAACGTTCGCGGCCGTGGCCGACGCGGGCAGCTTCACCAGGGGCGCGGTGGCCGTGCATCGCTCGCAGGCGGCGGTGAGCATGCAGATCAAGCGGCTCGAACAGATGCTCGGCACGACGCTGTTCACGCGCGACACCCGCAATCTCGCGCTCACGCGGCCGGGCAATACGCTGCTCGAATACGCGCGGCGCGCGCTCGATCTGCAGGAAGAGGCGTGGGCGGCGATGGTGCGGCCCGAGGTGACGGGTCGCGTGGTGCTCGGCGCGCCCGACGACTACATGGCGTCATTGTTGTCGCCGGTGTTGCGGCGCTTTTCGACGCTGTATCCGCACGTGGAAATCGAAATCGTCTGCGCGCAGAGCGTGGCGCTCGGGCCCATGCTCGCCGACAACAAGATCGACATTGCCTTCGTCACGCGCGACCGCAAGCTGCGCGGCGAATTCGTGCGCGCCGAGGAAATGGTGTGGGTCGGCTCGGCCACGGACCCGGCGCCGCTCGCCATGTCGCCGTTGCCGGTGGGGCTTTACGAGCACGGCAGCGTGGCGCGCGCGCATACGGTCGCGGCGCTCGACGCGGCGCGAATTCGCTATCGCGCGGCGTATAGCAGCGCGAGTTTGATGGGGCTGATGGCCACGGTGGAGGCGGGCATCGCCGTGGTCGCGCTCACGCGCTGCAGCGTGCCGCCGCGCTTCGCGCTACTGGGCGAGGCGCATGGCCTGCCGAAGATCGAACCGCTCGATATTGTCGTGGCGCGCAGCCTGAAGTCGAATCGCCCGACCTGCGACTATCTCGCGCAGCAAATGGTGCAAGACCTCTCGCTGCCGCGCCAGCGCGCCTAG
- a CDS encoding carbohydrate porin: MNTNRSIRLASLAACATFAYGAAYAQGDAAAPETAADTAADVTAEKPADDAPASLWTRPTLLGDMGGVRPWLAQYGVSFALTETSEYLANLRGGLARGGDYDGLTLATLQLDTSKALHIPGGLFNVSALQIHGASVSTTHLGTLNTASGIEAPDATRLWELWYQQSLFDKRLDVKIGQQSADTEFLLSQYGALFVNTMFGWPAVPTYDLPSGGPAYPFASLGVRVRGQITESLTGLLGVYDGDPLGNDPQNVSGTNFNLHNGAFVIGELQYAINAPDTEGHASAHGLPGTYKLGFWYNSNRFNDQRFDTHGVSLASPASTGVPATHGGNYSLYAVADQTVWRPNPEEARSVGVFARVMGAPGDRSLVNFAANLGVVMKAPFKGRDNDSVGLAATYIKVGNAAHDLDLDHLNMLGGPYGIRTQETTLEATYQYQVAPWWLLQADAQYTFNAGGGQNPQNPAAPLRNTFVIGVRTNVTF; this comes from the coding sequence ATGAATACGAACCGTTCAATCCGCCTCGCCTCGCTCGCGGCGTGTGCGACGTTCGCCTATGGCGCGGCTTACGCGCAAGGCGACGCCGCCGCGCCCGAAACGGCCGCCGACACCGCCGCCGACGTCACCGCCGAAAAGCCCGCCGACGACGCACCGGCGAGCCTCTGGACGCGCCCCACGCTACTTGGCGACATGGGCGGCGTGCGGCCGTGGCTCGCGCAATACGGCGTAAGTTTCGCGCTCACCGAGACGAGCGAGTATCTCGCGAACCTGCGCGGCGGACTGGCGCGCGGCGGCGATTACGACGGCCTGACGCTCGCCACGCTGCAACTCGACACGAGCAAGGCGCTGCACATTCCCGGCGGCCTGTTCAACGTGAGCGCCTTGCAGATTCACGGCGCGAGCGTCAGCACGACGCATCTCGGCACGCTGAACACGGCGAGCGGCATCGAGGCACCCGACGCCACGCGGCTCTGGGAGCTGTGGTATCAGCAGTCGTTGTTCGACAAGCGCCTCGACGTGAAGATCGGCCAGCAAAGCGCCGACACCGAATTCCTGCTGAGCCAGTATGGCGCGCTGTTCGTCAACACGATGTTCGGCTGGCCCGCGGTGCCGACCTACGATCTGCCTTCGGGCGGACCGGCATATCCGTTCGCGAGCCTCGGCGTGCGCGTGCGCGGGCAGATCACCGAGTCGCTCACGGGCCTGCTCGGCGTGTACGACGGCGATCCGCTCGGCAACGATCCGCAAAACGTTAGCGGTACGAACTTCAATTTGCACAATGGCGCGTTCGTGATCGGCGAACTGCAATATGCGATCAATGCGCCCGATACGGAAGGCCACGCCAGCGCGCACGGTTTGCCCGGCACCTACAAGCTCGGCTTCTGGTACAACAGCAACCGCTTCAATGACCAGCGCTTCGACACTCACGGCGTGTCGCTCGCGAGTCCCGCCTCCACCGGCGTGCCCGCCACGCACGGCGGCAACTACAGCCTTTACGCGGTCGCGGATCAAACCGTGTGGCGCCCGAATCCGGAAGAAGCGCGCAGCGTGGGCGTGTTCGCGCGCGTGATGGGCGCGCCCGGCGACCGCAGTCTCGTGAATTTCGCGGCCAATCTGGGCGTGGTGATGAAGGCGCCGTTCAAGGGGCGCGACAACGACAGCGTCGGTCTCGCGGCCACTTATATCAAGGTCGGCAACGCCGCGCACGACCTCGATCTCGACCATCTGAACATGCTTGGCGGTCCTTACGGCATTCGCACGCAGGAGACCACGCTCGAAGCCACGTATCAGTATCAGGTCGCGCCATGGTGGCTGCTGCAAGCCGACGCGCAATACACCTTCAACGCGGGTGGCGGCCAGAATCCGCAGAATCCCGCCGCGCCGCTGCGCAATACCTTCGTGATCGGCGTGCGCACCAACGTCACGTTCTAG
- a CDS encoding arylamine N-acetyltransferase family protein, which produces MTQTHSDHALDLDAYFQRIGYHGPRAATLDVLRELHRLHPLAIPFENLDPLAGRRVSVKLPDIVEKLVAQRRGGYCFEHNTLFAHALMQLGFDVTPLAARVLFGQAPGASTPRTHMLLRVAVAGDTWLVDVGFGGATLCAPLALSTGAPQPTPHELARVLALSAQEHKLELFDGEKWFDVYRFEATPAEWCDYEVANWYTSASPESFFTFSLIACVVRESGRAILFNERFTERDLQGRVTEERTLANGAELAQCLRERFGIDTSPLDAGALFARMMSHAAKP; this is translated from the coding sequence ATGACCCAAACTCATTCCGACCACGCCCTCGACCTCGACGCGTATTTTCAGCGCATCGGCTATCACGGACCGCGCGCCGCGACGCTCGACGTGCTGCGCGAACTGCATCGCTTGCATCCGCTTGCGATTCCTTTCGAAAATCTCGACCCGCTCGCGGGCCGGCGCGTATCGGTCAAATTGCCCGATATCGTCGAGAAACTCGTGGCGCAGCGGCGCGGCGGCTATTGCTTCGAGCACAACACGCTGTTCGCGCACGCGCTCATGCAACTCGGCTTCGACGTGACGCCGCTTGCCGCGCGCGTGCTGTTCGGTCAGGCGCCCGGCGCGAGCACGCCGCGCACGCACATGCTGCTGCGTGTGGCCGTGGCGGGCGATACATGGCTCGTGGACGTGGGCTTCGGCGGCGCGACTTTGTGCGCGCCGCTCGCGCTTTCGACCGGGGCGCCGCAGCCAACGCCGCACGAACTCGCGCGCGTGCTGGCCTTGTCGGCGCAAGAGCACAAGCTCGAACTATTCGATGGCGAGAAGTGGTTCGACGTGTATCGGTTCGAAGCCACGCCCGCCGAATGGTGCGATTACGAAGTCGCGAACTGGTACACCTCGGCGTCGCCGGAATCGTTCTTCACGTTCAGCCTGATCGCCTGTGTCGTGCGCGAAAGCGGCCGCGCGATCCTGTTCAACGAGCGCTTCACGGAGCGCGATCTGCAAGGCCGGGTGACGGAAGAACGCACGCTCGCGAACGGCGCGGAACTCGCGCAATGCCTGCGCGAGCGCTTCGGCATCGACACGTCGCCGCTCGACGCTGGCGCGCTATTTGCACGCATGATGTCGCACGCCGCGAAGCCATAA
- a CDS encoding methyltransferase family protein has protein sequence MRTKLFVEIAISFAVMGALLFGAAGTLAWTNAWLWLLEWSACAVWLGLWLARENPALLAERLKPIAQREQQAWDRVFLACVAFAWCAWLCLMGLDAVRLRGSHMPVWLSVIGAAMVFVDIYATRGVFAANAYAAPVVKIQHERGHTVVDTGPYAYVRHPMYGYALLLLLGTPLMLGSWWGVACVPPMVLALAWRAVREERALAENLPGYRAYSERVRYRFVPGVW, from the coding sequence TTGCGCACGAAGCTGTTCGTGGAGATCGCGATCTCGTTCGCGGTGATGGGCGCGCTGCTGTTCGGCGCGGCAGGCACGCTGGCGTGGACGAATGCGTGGCTCTGGCTGCTCGAATGGAGCGCGTGCGCCGTGTGGCTCGGCCTGTGGCTCGCGCGCGAAAATCCCGCTCTGCTCGCCGAACGCCTCAAGCCGATCGCGCAACGCGAGCAACAGGCGTGGGATCGCGTATTTCTCGCGTGCGTGGCGTTCGCGTGGTGCGCGTGGCTGTGCCTCATGGGGCTCGACGCGGTGCGTCTGCGCGGCTCGCACATGCCGGTGTGGCTGAGCGTGATTGGCGCGGCCATGGTGTTCGTCGACATCTACGCCACGCGCGGCGTGTTTGCGGCGAACGCTTATGCGGCGCCGGTGGTGAAGATCCAGCACGAGCGCGGCCACACTGTCGTCGACACCGGGCCGTACGCTTACGTGCGCCATCCCATGTACGGCTACGCGCTGCTGCTGTTGCTCGGCACGCCGCTCATGCTCGGCTCGTGGTGGGGCGTGGCCTGTGTGCCGCCGATGGTGCTCGCCCTTGCGTGGCGCGCGGTGCGCGAGGAACGCGCGCTGGCGGAAAACTTGCCCGGCTACCGCGCGTATAGCGAGCGCGTGCGCTATCGCTTCGTGCCGGGCGTCTGGTAG
- the cydB gene encoding cytochrome d ubiquinol oxidase subunit II, producing MDVTVIWAAIIALGVLLYVVLDGFDLGIGIVFPFFPDESERDLMMNTVAPVWDGNETWLVLGGAALFAVFPVVYSTVLSALYLPLVFMLACLIFRGVSFEIRAKANRTKHLWDLAFIGGSTGAAFFQGIALGAFLQGIPVDDGRFAGDAFGWLTPFSLLSGFGLVATYALLGSCWLVAKTEGDLQRRLHRLVWPLTVMLLGFIALVSIWTPMQDPAIADRWFHSGLFWRLAPVPLLVVACAAWMRWAVVARHHKSPFVAALALVLLGFVGLLVSLWPYAIPQSLTLWEAAAPRESQTFTLIGAAFILPVILAYTALGYWVFRGKVRHGDTHHYH from the coding sequence ATGGACGTCACCGTTATCTGGGCCGCGATCATCGCGCTCGGCGTTCTTCTCTACGTGGTGCTCGACGGCTTCGATCTCGGCATCGGCATCGTGTTTCCGTTCTTCCCCGACGAGTCCGAACGCGACCTCATGATGAACACGGTCGCGCCGGTCTGGGACGGCAACGAAACATGGCTCGTGCTCGGCGGCGCGGCCCTGTTCGCCGTGTTCCCGGTGGTCTATTCCACCGTGCTCTCGGCGCTCTATCTGCCGCTCGTGTTCATGCTCGCGTGCCTGATCTTCCGCGGCGTTTCGTTCGAGATTCGCGCCAAGGCCAACCGCACGAAGCATCTGTGGGATCTCGCCTTCATCGGCGGCTCGACGGGCGCGGCGTTCTTCCAGGGCATCGCGCTGGGCGCGTTCCTGCAAGGCATTCCCGTCGACGACGGCCGCTTCGCCGGCGACGCCTTCGGCTGGCTCACGCCGTTCAGCCTGCTTTCGGGCTTCGGCCTCGTGGCCACCTATGCGCTGCTCGGCAGCTGCTGGCTCGTGGCGAAAACGGAAGGCGATCTGCAACGCCGCCTGCACCGGCTCGTGTGGCCGCTCACGGTCATGCTGCTCGGCTTCATCGCGCTCGTGAGCATCTGGACGCCGATGCAGGACCCCGCCATCGCCGACCGCTGGTTCCACTCGGGCCTGTTCTGGCGGCTCGCGCCCGTGCCGCTGCTGGTGGTCGCGTGCGCCGCGTGGATGCGCTGGGCCGTGGTCGCGCGCCATCACAAGTCGCCGTTCGTGGCCGCGCTCGCGCTCGTGCTGCTCGGCTTCGTCGGCCTGCTCGTGAGCCTGTGGCCCTATGCGATTCCGCAAAGCCTCACGCTCTGGGAAGCGGCCGCGCCGCGCGAAAGCCAGACCTTCACGCTGATCGGCGCAGCGTTCATTCTGCCCGTCATCCTCGCGTACACGGCGCTCGGATACTGGGTCTTTCGAGGCAAGGTGCGTCATGGCGACACCCATCACTACCACTGA